CGCCGAGATCCGCGCCGCGCTCGGGCGCATGATCGAGGTCTACGTTCCCGTCGGCGTCGGCCGCTCGGCGTACGAGCCGCCCGAGCGCGCCGAGGTGCAGATCGACTTTCCCGAGTCCGAGCTCGATGCCGCCGCCCTGCGCGCGCTGCGCACGCTCGAGGTCCTGGGGTACCTCCGACCGGCCGACGATCCGTCGTACTCCGAGGAAGAAGAGCGCCAGGTCATCAAGCGTCTCAAGTCGTTCGGGTACATCTGACGGTGCTGCGCGCCCTCGGATGGCTGATCGTCGTCGCGACCGGCGCCACGGCGCTCGCCATGCTGGCGCTCGTGCGCGGCGAGAGCGTCAACGCCGTCTGGTTCATCGTCGCCGCGGCGAGCATCTACGTCATCGGCTACCGGTTCTACTCCGCGTTCCTCGCCGCGCGCGTCTTCGCCCTCGACGCCGGGCACGAGACGCCCGCGGTCCGCATCAACGACGGTCGCGACTTCGTCCCGACCAACCGCTGGATCGTCTTCGGCCACCACTTCGCAGCGATCGCCGGACCCGGACCGCTGATCGGCCCCACGCTCGCGGCCCAGTTCGGCTACCTGCCCGGCACGCTCTGGATCCTGATCGGCGTCGTCCTCGGCGGCGCGGTGCAGGACTTCTGCATCCTGTGCGGCAGCCTGCGGCGCGACGGCCGCTCGCTCGGGCAGATGGCGAAGGACGAGATCGGGCCGCTCGGCGGCATGGTCACCCTCGTCGGCGTGT
The DNA window shown above is from Candidatus Eisenbacteria bacterium and carries:
- a CDS encoding adenylyl-sulfate kinase is translated as MTEGVVVWVTGPDERIVGGVARAIVDRLARRHVTTELLDARTPGIQALAGPDMDRRAAFAASLLVRHGVTVVAAVPSPSRAARAEIRAALGRMIEVYVPVGVGRSAYEPPERAEVQIDFPESELDAAALRALRTLEVLGYLRPADDPSYSEEEERQVIKRLKSFGYI